One part of the Rhizobium rhizogenes genome encodes these proteins:
- the aztA gene encoding zinc ABC transporter ATP-binding protein AztA encodes MSDPCLTFTNLTLGYAGRAAVHHLDGDITKGSLTAVVGANGSGKSTLMKGIAGILKPLGGECRISAGISVAYLPQQSELDRSFPAQVRDLVALGLWPKRGLLGRHRSEDKAAMGRVMEAVGLSGFEKRNIDSLSGGQMQRALFARAMLQDAQLILLDEPFNAVDERTVTDLLVLIKAWVAEGRTVLAVLHDHQLVRQHFPQTLFLARRLVGLGPTADVLKPENMRQARHFHEAWEENAPWCAPGDAPVTNAPATDALDAGPRAASSHSHIHSHANSNAHG; translated from the coding sequence ATGAGCGATCCGTGCCTCACCTTCACAAATCTGACGCTTGGATATGCCGGCCGTGCCGCCGTGCATCATCTGGATGGCGATATCACCAAGGGATCGCTCACCGCGGTTGTCGGCGCCAATGGCTCGGGCAAATCGACGCTGATGAAGGGTATCGCCGGCATCTTGAAACCACTTGGCGGCGAGTGCCGGATCAGCGCAGGCATCTCCGTCGCCTATCTGCCGCAGCAATCGGAACTCGACCGGTCGTTCCCGGCTCAGGTGCGCGATCTCGTTGCGCTGGGTCTCTGGCCCAAACGCGGCCTGCTTGGCCGCCACCGTTCTGAGGACAAAGCGGCGATGGGCCGGGTGATGGAAGCGGTCGGGCTTTCCGGCTTTGAAAAGCGCAATATAGATTCGCTCTCCGGTGGCCAGATGCAGCGTGCCCTGTTTGCCCGCGCCATGTTGCAGGACGCGCAGTTGATCCTGCTGGACGAACCCTTCAATGCCGTTGATGAGCGCACCGTCACCGATCTTCTGGTGCTGATCAAGGCATGGGTTGCGGAAGGACGCACGGTGCTCGCCGTCCTGCATGACCATCAGCTGGTGCGGCAGCATTTCCCCCAGACCCTGTTCCTCGCGCGGCGTCTCGTCGGCCTCGGCCCGACAGCCGATGTCCTGAAGCCGGAAAACATGCGCCAGGCGCGGCATTTCCACGAGGCATGGGAGGAAAATGCACCGTGGTGCGCGCCGGGTGATGCTCCAGTGACCAATGCACCGGCGACCGATGCGCTCGATGCAGGCCCACGGGCGGCGTCATCCCATTCCCACATCCACTCCCACGCAAATTCGAATGCCCATGGCTGA
- a CDS encoding AraC family transcriptional regulator, giving the protein MNDALTEMLRGLRLDGVEYGRCRMATPWATAFPEQEAARFHFIGVGQAKLRKPSGEWLMLKCGDAVLLPRGHAHVLASGENVTPSPFDRFGKKEVCQGIFDMQCASAGGDTVAFTASMRFNMDNLHPLLQLMPDVMLTSDLAKSDPAIPHLLEAMAREVELNRVGAGGILARLADVLTATLIRTWVEHGCGDSSGWLAAVRNPELGRVLAAIHLTPEKDWSVEELASLMGASRSSFAERFTRVVGESPARYVVRVRMHQARLWLREGMRVTLAAEKLGYDSEASFSRAFKRVLGAPPSQFRRKDTAGLEDAA; this is encoded by the coding sequence ATGAATGATGCCCTGACGGAAATGCTGCGAGGTCTGAGACTTGACGGCGTGGAATATGGCCGCTGCCGCATGGCCACCCCCTGGGCCACCGCCTTTCCCGAACAGGAAGCGGCGCGGTTTCATTTTATCGGCGTCGGCCAGGCGAAGCTGCGAAAGCCTTCCGGCGAATGGCTGATGCTTAAATGCGGCGATGCCGTGCTTCTGCCGCGCGGGCACGCCCATGTGCTTGCCAGCGGCGAGAATGTGACGCCCTCGCCCTTTGACCGTTTCGGCAAGAAGGAAGTCTGCCAGGGCATTTTCGACATGCAATGCGCCAGCGCCGGCGGCGATACCGTGGCCTTTACCGCTTCCATGCGTTTCAACATGGATAATCTGCACCCGCTGCTGCAGCTGATGCCGGATGTGATGCTGACCAGCGACCTGGCCAAAAGCGACCCGGCCATTCCCCACCTGCTGGAAGCCATGGCGCGCGAAGTGGAGCTGAACCGCGTCGGTGCCGGTGGCATTCTGGCAAGGCTTGCCGATGTGCTGACCGCGACCCTGATCCGCACCTGGGTGGAACATGGCTGCGGCGATTCCAGCGGCTGGCTGGCCGCCGTGCGCAATCCCGAACTCGGGCGGGTGCTGGCCGCCATCCACCTCACCCCGGAAAAGGACTGGAGCGTGGAAGAGCTTGCCTCCTTGATGGGCGCATCCCGCTCCAGTTTTGCGGAACGTTTCACCCGCGTGGTGGGTGAAAGCCCGGCGCGTTATGTGGTGCGCGTGCGCATGCATCAGGCACGGCTATGGCTGCGCGAAGGCATGCGCGTGACGCTCGCTGCGGAAAAGCTCGGTTACGATTCCGAAGCTTCCTTCAGCCGCGCCTTCAAACGGGTGCTCGGCGCGCCACCCAGCCAGTTCCGCCGCAAGGATACGGCCGGGCTGGAGGATGCGGCTTAA
- a CDS encoding bifunctional 2-polyprenyl-6-hydroxyphenol methylase/3-demethylubiquinol 3-O-methyltransferase UbiG, producing MSMADDARFWNRSARKYAKGRISDEAGYARTLERTRALLKPDDSILELGCGTGTTAIRLAGSVKDYYATDISADMIAIAKERKQAAGALHNLTFSATTAEALVPGDRQFSAVLGFNYLHLVRDLPGTLRHIHALLAPHGLFITKTPCVGDMNPLIRLVLPAMRAIGKAPYAGVFNAAELGRHINAGGFDILATEIHATKGNDRRPYIVARKR from the coding sequence ATGAGCATGGCCGACGACGCCCGTTTCTGGAACCGGTCAGCACGGAAATATGCGAAAGGCAGGATTTCAGACGAGGCCGGATATGCGCGCACGCTGGAGCGGACCCGCGCCCTGCTGAAACCCGACGACAGCATACTGGAACTGGGCTGCGGCACCGGGACGACGGCGATCCGGCTGGCGGGTAGTGTCAAAGACTATTATGCGACGGATATTTCCGCCGACATGATCGCAATCGCCAAAGAGAGAAAACAAGCCGCCGGCGCTCTCCACAACCTCACCTTCAGCGCAACGACTGCGGAAGCGCTTGTGCCCGGCGACAGGCAGTTCAGTGCGGTACTGGGTTTCAACTATCTTCATCTGGTCCGCGACCTGCCCGGCACGCTGCGGCACATTCATGCCCTGCTTGCCCCGCACGGCCTGTTCATTACCAAGACCCCCTGTGTCGGCGATATGAACCCGCTTATCCGCCTTGTCCTGCCGGCGATGCGGGCAATCGGCAAGGCGCCCTATGCCGGCGTGTTCAACGCGGCCGAGCTTGGCCGGCATATAAACGCCGGTGGTTTCGACATTCTGGCGACGGAAATTCATGCAACGAAGGGCAATGACAGGCGCCCTTATATCGTGGCGCGCAAGAGGTAA
- a CDS encoding ImuA family protein, whose protein sequence is MQKRADQLLVVEELRERLERIGNGLQRLHESLPFGVDAIDHHLPGGGLKLGCLHELSGGGNGAADGAAAALFAAGVAARLSGKVLWCVTRRDLFMPGLTQAGLSQNRLIIVECRDEKGVLDCFEEGLRCNGFGAVMGEVAKLPMTASRRLQLAAETSGVTGIAIRRFRRQADAALFGEPTAAVTRWRISVRPSSPLPVSGVGRPRWFLELLRCRGGESAEFEVEACDAKGRLALPADMADGSFPASFGAERAAG, encoded by the coding sequence ATGCAAAAGCGCGCGGATCAGTTGCTCGTTGTCGAAGAGCTGCGTGAAAGGCTGGAAAGGATCGGTAACGGCCTTCAGCGGCTGCACGAGAGCTTGCCTTTCGGCGTGGATGCCATCGACCATCACCTGCCGGGAGGCGGGCTGAAGCTCGGTTGCCTGCATGAGCTGAGCGGCGGCGGCAATGGCGCTGCCGATGGTGCAGCGGCAGCGCTGTTTGCTGCCGGTGTGGCGGCACGGCTTTCCGGCAAGGTTTTATGGTGTGTCACCCGGCGGGATCTGTTCATGCCGGGCCTGACGCAGGCCGGCCTGTCGCAGAACCGGCTTATCATCGTTGAATGCCGCGATGAGAAAGGCGTGCTCGACTGTTTCGAGGAGGGCTTGCGCTGCAACGGTTTCGGCGCGGTGATGGGTGAAGTGGCGAAACTGCCGATGACCGCCTCGCGGCGGCTGCAGCTGGCGGCGGAAACCTCTGGGGTTACCGGCATCGCCATCCGCCGCTTCCGGCGTCAAGCCGATGCGGCGCTGTTCGGGGAGCCGACGGCGGCGGTGACCCGCTGGCGCATCTCCGTGCGGCCTTCATCACCTCTGCCGGTGTCGGGGGTGGGCAGGCCGCGCTGGTTTCTCGAACTTTTGCGATGTCGCGGCGGCGAAAGTGCCGAATTTGAAGTGGAAGCCTGTGATGCAAAGGGTCGTCTCGCTCTACCTGCCGACATGGCCGACGGATCGTTTCCGGCGTCTTTTGGGGCAGAACGCGCCGCCGGTTGA
- a CDS encoding DNA polymerase Y family protein, protein MQRVVSLYLPTWPTDRFRRLLGQNAPPVEKPLVMVGRQGSRRLVLALDKAAKAAGIRPGTPVSKAQALVPGLLVEDLDAAGDARALQQLAFHFLRIYAPIVAADPPDGLVLDTAGADHLHGNETLMLSCMVNRLHAAGFAARAAIADSWGAAHALARFSREVISIVPPGGQRAAISGLPLAALRLEERMVSGLKVLGFRSIGELAEAPRAPLTLRFGPELVRRLSQALGEIGEPIEPVRVAELVEVRRAFPEPIAAAETIARYSQKLVAELCVALEKRGLGARRVDLVLHRVDSGLQAIRAGTSRPVRDVKQLVRLLTDRIDTIDPGFGIEMMVLTATHAEPLVAAQARSSLLEEGRADIADTVDVILNRGHRVYRYAAVASDVPERSLTSVAALAPDDTLGWPGHWPRPVRLFARPEPIETLALLPDHPPRYFLWKGVRHNVRRADGPERVFGEWWKRDREKAAVRDYFMVENEGGERFWIFRSGDGEHAETGSQGWFIHGVFA, encoded by the coding sequence ATGCAAAGGGTCGTCTCGCTCTACCTGCCGACATGGCCGACGGATCGTTTCCGGCGTCTTTTGGGGCAGAACGCGCCGCCGGTTGAAAAGCCGCTGGTCATGGTTGGTCGTCAGGGCAGCCGCCGGCTGGTGCTGGCGCTCGACAAGGCGGCAAAGGCGGCGGGCATCCGCCCCGGCACGCCGGTCAGCAAGGCGCAGGCGCTGGTGCCGGGCCTTCTCGTTGAAGATCTGGATGCGGCTGGTGATGCCCGCGCCCTGCAGCAGCTGGCCTTTCATTTCCTGCGCATCTATGCCCCGATCGTCGCCGCCGACCCACCGGACGGGCTGGTGCTGGACACGGCGGGTGCGGATCATCTGCATGGCAATGAGACGCTGATGCTGAGCTGCATGGTCAACCGCCTGCATGCCGCCGGCTTTGCCGCCCGCGCCGCCATTGCCGATAGCTGGGGTGCGGCCCATGCGCTGGCGCGTTTTAGCCGTGAGGTGATCAGCATCGTGCCGCCGGGCGGGCAGCGTGCGGCGATCAGCGGCTTGCCGCTTGCTGCGCTCAGGCTGGAGGAGCGTATGGTTTCCGGGCTGAAGGTGCTCGGTTTCCGCAGCATCGGCGAGCTTGCCGAAGCCCCGCGCGCGCCGCTGACCCTGCGTTTCGGCCCCGAGCTCGTTCGCCGACTTTCCCAGGCGCTCGGGGAGATCGGCGAACCCATCGAACCGGTGCGTGTGGCCGAACTGGTGGAGGTGCGGCGTGCCTTTCCCGAACCCATCGCGGCGGCGGAAACGATTGCCCGTTATAGCCAAAAGCTGGTTGCCGAACTTTGCGTCGCGCTGGAAAAACGCGGCCTCGGCGCGCGTCGGGTCGATCTGGTGCTGCACCGGGTGGATAGCGGTCTGCAGGCCATACGGGCCGGCACGTCCAGACCGGTGCGCGATGTCAAACAGCTTGTCCGGCTTTTGACCGACCGCATCGACACCATCGATCCCGGCTTCGGCATCGAGATGATGGTTTTGACCGCCACCCATGCCGAGCCGCTTGTCGCTGCGCAGGCCCGTTCCTCGCTTCTGGAGGAAGGCCGTGCGGACATCGCCGATACGGTCGATGTCATCCTCAATCGCGGCCACCGGGTCTATCGTTATGCGGCGGTGGCGAGCGATGTGCCGGAACGCTCCCTTACTTCAGTTGCGGCGCTGGCGCCTGATGATACGCTCGGTTGGCCCGGCCACTGGCCGCGTCCGGTCAGGCTGTTTGCAAGGCCTGAACCCATCGAGACGCTGGCGCTGTTGCCCGACCATCCGCCGCGTTATTTCCTCTGGAAAGGCGTGCGCCATAATGTCAGGCGCGCCGATGGGCCGGAACGGGTGTTCGGCGAATGGTGGAAACGCGACCGGGAAAAGGCCGCGGTGCGCGATTATTTCATGGTGGAAAACGAAGGCGGCGAGCGCTTCTGGATTTTCCGCTCCGGTGATGGCGAACATGCCGAAACGGGTTCGCAGGGCTGGTTCATTCACGGGGTCTTCGCATGA
- a CDS encoding error-prone DNA polymerase, with the protein MNTPRYAELQVTTHFSFLRGASSCEELFEQAKSLGIEALGIVDRNSLAGIPRAYEAAHNHGIRLIIGCRLDLDDNLSVLAYPMDRPAYGRLCRLLSVGKKRGGKGKCRLAWDDLVAYGEGLIVVLLADLADDLCALRLRRLKAAFADRAYMALSLRRRPNDQMRLFELSEMAQVAGVPTVVTNDVLFHVPERRMLQDVVTCIRHNCTIDEAGFRRERHADRYMKPPEEMHRLFARYPEALSRSLEIAKRCKFSLKELVYQYPEERSLPGLTAQQALEKMVWEAVPGRYPKGLPEKVEKALHHELAVVGRLQYASYFLTVNAIVRYARSKDILCQGRGSAANSVICFVLGITAIDPALFSNLVFERFVSENRGEPPDIDVDFEHQRREEVIQWVYDTYGRDKAALCSVVTRYRGRGALRDVGKVLGLPEDLTKLLSSQVWRWSEGVGEKQVKELNLNMEDRRLKLAFELANQLVGTPRHHSQHPGGFVLTHDRLDELVPIEPAAMDDRQIIEWDKDDIDVVKFMKMDCLALGMLSCMKRGFDMLEARTGEKYDLAAMPPDDGPTYAMIQKADTLGTFQIESRAQMSMLPRLRPKEFYDLVIQVAIVRPGPIQGDMVHPYLRRRQGKEPVLFPKKELESVLGKTMGVPLFQEQAMRIAMDCAGFTADEADQLRRAMATFKNVGTISKFREKLVTGMVARGYEQEFAERIFKQLEGFGSYGFPESHAASFALIAYASSWLKCHHPDIFCTALLNSQPMGFYAPAQIVRDARDHGVEVRPVCVNNSRFDCTLEPTGKKNGKGEERFAVRLGLRMVKGLSNDHAAKIVAARQDRPFASVDDLWRRAGVPATALVCLAEADGFLPSLSLFRREALWAIKALRDEPLPLFAAAAIRENAVIEELQEPSVALRPMTDGGEVVQDYGHVGLTLREHPMTFLRHDLSRRRIVTCAEAVRVRDGTWLETAGLVLVRQRPGSAKGVIFMTLEDETGIANAVLWVKTFEKYRRVVLSAGMVGIYGKIQREGEVVHLVAHRLTDLSQALASVGERNHAFPLSHGRGDEFHHGMSPDDHRVIRKRPPPADHDDDAVERIKVISRNFH; encoded by the coding sequence ATGAATACGCCCCGTTATGCTGAACTTCAGGTGACCACGCATTTTTCCTTCCTGCGGGGTGCCAGCTCCTGCGAAGAGCTTTTCGAACAGGCCAAAAGCCTCGGCATCGAGGCGCTTGGTATCGTGGACCGCAACAGTCTTGCGGGCATTCCCCGCGCTTATGAAGCCGCCCATAATCATGGCATCCGCCTCATCATCGGCTGCCGCCTCGATCTGGATGACAATCTTTCCGTGCTCGCCTATCCCATGGATCGCCCGGCTTACGGGCGGCTTTGCCGACTGCTTTCCGTCGGCAAGAAAAGAGGCGGCAAGGGCAAATGCCGGCTGGCTTGGGACGATCTCGTTGCCTATGGCGAAGGCCTGATCGTCGTGCTGCTCGCCGATCTGGCCGATGATCTCTGCGCACTGCGGCTGCGACGTCTCAAAGCCGCCTTTGCCGACAGGGCCTATATGGCGCTTAGCCTCCGAAGACGCCCCAACGACCAGATGCGGCTTTTCGAGCTATCGGAGATGGCGCAGGTCGCAGGTGTGCCGACTGTTGTCACCAATGACGTGCTCTTTCATGTGCCGGAGCGGCGAATGCTGCAGGATGTCGTCACCTGCATCCGTCATAATTGCACCATCGACGAGGCGGGTTTTCGCCGCGAGCGGCATGCCGACCGTTACATGAAACCACCGGAAGAGATGCACCGGCTGTTTGCCCGTTACCCTGAAGCGCTTTCCCGTAGCCTTGAAATTGCGAAACGCTGCAAATTTTCGCTGAAGGAACTGGTCTATCAATATCCCGAGGAGCGCAGCCTGCCGGGGCTGACGGCGCAGCAGGCGCTGGAGAAGATGGTCTGGGAAGCGGTGCCGGGGCGGTATCCAAAGGGTTTGCCTGAGAAGGTGGAAAAGGCGTTGCATCATGAGCTGGCGGTTGTCGGCAGGCTGCAATATGCCTCCTATTTCCTGACCGTGAATGCCATTGTCCGTTATGCGCGCTCAAAAGATATTCTCTGTCAGGGGCGTGGTTCGGCGGCCAATTCGGTTATCTGTTTTGTGCTTGGTATCACCGCCATCGATCCTGCCCTTTTCAGCAATCTCGTCTTCGAACGGTTCGTTTCCGAAAACCGGGGCGAACCGCCGGATATCGACGTGGATTTCGAACACCAGCGGCGTGAAGAGGTCATTCAGTGGGTCTATGACACCTACGGCCGTGACAAGGCCGCACTTTGCTCTGTCGTTACCCGTTATCGCGGGCGTGGGGCGCTGCGCGATGTCGGCAAGGTTCTGGGCCTGCCGGAAGACCTGACGAAGCTTCTGTCCTCGCAGGTCTGGCGCTGGAGCGAGGGGGTGGGCGAAAAGCAGGTGAAGGAACTGAACCTCAATATGGAGGATCGCCGCCTGAAGCTTGCCTTCGAACTGGCCAACCAGCTTGTCGGCACACCGCGCCATCACAGCCAGCATCCGGGTGGTTTCGTTCTGACCCATGACCGGCTGGACGAGTTGGTGCCGATCGAACCCGCCGCCATGGATGATCGCCAGATCATCGAATGGGACAAGGACGATATCGATGTCGTGAAGTTCATGAAGATGGATTGCCTGGCGCTTGGCATGCTCTCCTGCATGAAGCGCGGCTTCGACATGCTGGAGGCACGCACGGGAGAGAAATACGATCTCGCCGCCATGCCGCCGGATGACGGGCCTACCTATGCCATGATCCAGAAGGCCGATACGCTCGGTACGTTCCAGATTGAAAGCCGGGCGCAGATGTCGATGCTGCCGCGCCTGAGACCGAAGGAGTTTTACGACCTCGTCATTCAGGTTGCCATCGTTCGCCCCGGCCCCATTCAGGGGGATATGGTGCATCCCTATCTACGCCGTCGGCAGGGAAAGGAGCCGGTCCTTTTTCCGAAAAAAGAACTTGAAAGCGTCTTGGGAAAGACGATGGGTGTTCCGCTGTTTCAGGAGCAGGCGATGCGGATCGCCATGGATTGCGCCGGTTTCACCGCGGATGAAGCTGACCAGCTGCGCCGGGCCATGGCGACTTTCAAGAATGTCGGCACCATTTCCAAATTCAGGGAGAAACTGGTCACGGGCATGGTCGCACGCGGTTATGAGCAGGAATTCGCCGAACGCATCTTCAAGCAGCTGGAAGGCTTTGGCAGTTATGGTTTCCCTGAAAGCCACGCGGCTTCCTTCGCGCTGATTGCTTACGCCTCCTCATGGCTGAAATGCCATCATCCCGATATTTTCTGTACGGCGCTTCTCAACTCGCAGCCCATGGGTTTTTACGCCCCGGCGCAGATCGTGCGCGATGCGCGTGATCATGGTGTCGAGGTGCGTCCGGTCTGCGTTAATAACAGCCGCTTCGATTGCACGCTGGAGCCTACGGGCAAGAAGAATGGCAAGGGTGAGGAGCGGTTTGCCGTGCGGCTTGGCCTGCGCATGGTGAAGGGGCTTTCCAATGACCATGCTGCAAAAATCGTCGCCGCCCGGCAGGATCGGCCTTTTGCCTCCGTCGACGATCTGTGGCGAAGGGCGGGTGTTCCGGCCACCGCCCTTGTCTGTCTCGCCGAAGCCGATGGCTTTCTGCCGTCGCTTTCGCTTTTCAGGCGCGAGGCGCTCTGGGCCATCAAGGCCCTGCGGGATGAACCGCTGCCGCTTTTCGCCGCCGCGGCCATCAGGGAAAATGCCGTTATCGAAGAGCTTCAGGAACCCTCCGTTGCGCTCAGGCCCATGACTGACGGTGGCGAGGTGGTGCAGGATTACGGCCATGTGGGGTTGACACTGCGCGAACATCCCATGACCTTCCTGCGGCATGATCTTTCCCGCCGCCGCATCGTCACCTGTGCGGAGGCGGTGCGCGTTCGGGATGGCACATGGCTGGAAACGGCCGGTCTGGTGCTGGTGCGCCAGCGCCCCGGTTCGGCAAAGGGCGTGATCTTCATGACGCTGGAGGACGAGACGGGCATTGCCAATGCGGTGCTGTGGGTCAAAACCTTCGAAAAATACCGCCGCGTGGTGTTGTCCGCCGGCATGGTCGGCATTTACGGCAAGATCCAGCGGGAAGGTGAGGTGGTGCATCTGGTCGCCCACCGGCTGACCGATCTGTCGCAGGCCCTGGCAAGCGTGGGCGAGCGCAACCACGCCTTTCCCCTGTCGCATGGGCGTGGTGACGAGTTTCATCACGGCATGTCGCCGGATGATCACCGCGTCATCAGGAAACGCCCGCCGCCCGCCGACCATGATGACGATGCGGTCGAGCGGATAAAGGTCATTTCCCGCAATTTTCACTGA
- a CDS encoding MFS transporter, whose product MNNRTINELEYVPRRKEPDAKWAAVVSLSLGVFGLVTAEFLPVSLLTPLSEDLAISSGIAGQSITVTALVAAVAGPGVVIGTRGIDRRWTLLGLTTLLIISSTLAAFANGLFMLFASRVLLGIGLGGFWAMSAALALRLVPLDKMPRAMAIILTGVSVATVCAAPVGAWIGATLGWRAAFVVAGVLGVIALAVQLLTIPSLPPAGAPGLSTMFRLLQRPQVRIGLLTTLFIVAGHFAGFTYVRPFLEDVPQLGVEAISLVLLVYGIGGFFGNLFGGFLAEKNTAWAVTFAATLIAASASILVIAGASPVVAGVAIASWGFAFGALPVSVQSFITRVASDEAESAGALLLTTFQIAISSGAVLGGLLIDLQGATMVFVFVAISALLGASLMASRRGVVPQVEASQG is encoded by the coding sequence ATGAATAACCGGACCATAAACGAACTCGAATATGTGCCGCGCAGAAAAGAGCCGGATGCGAAGTGGGCTGCCGTGGTTTCGCTTTCGCTCGGTGTCTTCGGGCTGGTGACGGCGGAGTTTCTGCCGGTCAGCCTTCTTACGCCGCTATCGGAAGATCTTGCCATCAGCTCCGGCATTGCCGGGCAATCCATCACCGTCACCGCGCTGGTTGCGGCGGTTGCCGGCCCCGGCGTCGTCATTGGCACACGCGGCATTGACCGCCGCTGGACACTTCTCGGGCTCACCACGCTGCTCATCATTTCCAGCACGCTTGCCGCTTTTGCCAACGGGCTTTTCATGCTGTTTGCATCGCGCGTCCTGCTCGGCATCGGCCTTGGCGGTTTCTGGGCGATGTCGGCGGCGCTGGCGCTGCGGCTCGTGCCGCTCGACAAGATGCCGCGTGCCATGGCCATCATCCTGACAGGGGTTTCGGTCGCCACCGTCTGTGCCGCACCGGTGGGCGCATGGATCGGCGCGACGCTCGGCTGGCGCGCGGCCTTCGTGGTTGCAGGTGTGCTCGGTGTCATCGCACTTGCCGTGCAGCTGCTGACCATTCCGTCTCTGCCGCCGGCCGGCGCACCCGGTCTTTCCACCATGTTCCGGCTGTTGCAGCGGCCGCAGGTCCGGATCGGCCTTCTGACAACGCTGTTCATCGTTGCGGGTCACTTTGCCGGCTTCACCTATGTTCGCCCGTTCCTGGAGGACGTGCCGCAGCTCGGCGTTGAAGCGATTTCCCTCGTTCTTCTGGTTTATGGCATCGGTGGTTTCTTCGGTAATCTCTTCGGCGGTTTCCTTGCCGAGAAGAACACGGCATGGGCCGTGACCTTTGCCGCCACGCTGATTGCCGCTTCGGCCTCCATTCTGGTGATTGCCGGCGCATCTCCCGTCGTTGCGGGCGTCGCCATCGCTTCCTGGGGTTTTGCCTTCGGCGCGCTTCCGGTCAGCGTACAAAGCTTCATCACCCGCGTAGCTTCGGATGAGGCGGAAAGTGCCGGCGCGCTGCTGCTCACCACCTTCCAGATCGCCATTTCCAGCGGCGCGGTTCTCGGCGGCCTGCTGATCGATCTGCAGGGGGCAACGATGGTCTTCGTCTTCGTGGCGATTTCTGCCCTTCTCGGTGCATCGCTCATGGCGTCGCGCCGGGGTGTGGTGCCGCAGGTAGAGGCATCGCAGGGATAA
- the zigA gene encoding zinc metallochaperone GTPase ZigA, giving the protein MKKLPVTVLSGFLGAGKTTLLNHILANRDGLRVALIVNDMSEINIDAALVRDGGANLSRTEEQLVEMTNGCICCTLRDDLLTEVRALAEQGRFDYLLIESTGIAEPLPVAATFDFRDENGRSLSDVAQLDTMVTVVDAANLLNDYGSSDFLADRGETAGDGDSRTIVDLLVEQIEFADVVVLNKIGTATPEERDAARKIIVGLNPDAKLIEADFGRVELKEVLGTGRFDFARAEEHPLWFKELHGFKDHIPETEEYGIRSFVYRAKKPFDPVLFQRFIDRAWPGVVRAKGFFWLATRPRYVGEISQAGALVRTGKMGLWWSAVPKEQWPREKQFIDMMKPYLDPVFGDRRQEIVFIGSDPMSEARIRAQLDACLIDTEAFTPNAWRHLPDPFANWDRQAA; this is encoded by the coding sequence ATGAAAAAACTCCCCGTCACCGTCCTCTCCGGCTTTTTAGGCGCTGGCAAAACCACCCTCCTCAACCACATCCTCGCCAATCGTGATGGCCTGCGGGTGGCGTTGATCGTCAACGATATGAGCGAAATCAATATCGATGCGGCGCTGGTGCGGGATGGCGGCGCCAATCTTTCGCGCACCGAGGAACAGCTGGTGGAAATGACCAATGGCTGCATCTGTTGCACGCTGCGCGACGACCTCTTGACCGAGGTCCGTGCGCTCGCCGAACAGGGCCGCTTCGATTATCTGCTGATTGAATCCACCGGCATCGCCGAGCCGCTTCCCGTGGCCGCCACCTTCGATTTTCGTGACGAGAACGGCCGCAGCCTGTCTGATGTCGCGCAGCTGGATACGATGGTAACGGTGGTGGATGCCGCCAATCTTCTCAATGATTACGGTTCATCCGATTTTCTGGCCGACCGGGGCGAAACGGCGGGTGATGGCGACAGCCGCACCATCGTCGACCTTCTGGTCGAGCAGATTGAATTTGCCGATGTGGTCGTCCTCAACAAGATCGGCACCGCCACGCCCGAGGAGCGGGATGCGGCCCGCAAGATCATCGTCGGGCTGAACCCGGATGCGAAACTCATCGAGGCGGATTTCGGCAGGGTGGAACTGAAGGAGGTGCTCGGCACCGGTCGCTTCGATTTCGCCAGGGCCGAAGAACATCCCCTGTGGTTCAAGGAACTGCACGGCTTCAAGGACCACATTCCCGAAACCGAGGAATATGGCATCCGCTCCTTCGTTTACCGCGCCAAAAAACCGTTCGACCCCGTACTGTTCCAGCGCTTCATCGATCGTGCCTGGCCGGGGGTGGTGCGCGCCAAGGGCTTTTTCTGGCTGGCGACACGGCCACGTTATGTCGGCGAGATCAGCCAGGCGGGCGCATTGGTGCGCACCGGCAAGATGGGTTTGTGGTGGTCCGCCGTGCCCAAGGAGCAATGGCCGCGTGAAAAACAGTTTATCGACATGATGAAGCCCTATCTCGATCCGGTCTTCGGCGACCGGCGGCAGGAAATCGTCTTCATCGGCTCCGACCCGATGAGCGAGGCCCGCATTCGCGCCCAGCTCGACGCCTGCCTGATCGACACCGAAGCTTTCACGCCCAACGCATGGCGACACTTGCCGGACCCCTTCGCCAATTGGGACAGACAGGCCGCCTGA